The sequence ATGGAAAAATTTTCTGTTTCTAGATTAATAGGAGCTCCTCCTGGTTATGTTGGGTATGAAGAAGGAGGACAACTAACAGAAATAATACGTCGTAAGCCTTATTCGGTTATTTTATTGGATGAAATAGAAAAAGCACATCATGAAGTATTCAATATACTATTGCAGATTCTTGATTATGGATGCGTTACAGATAGTGTTGGAAGAAAAATTAACTTTAAAAATACTGTCATCATTTGTACTTCAAATACAGATACACAAAAATTAAAAAGAATTGGTCAAGAAATCGGTTTTTATACTCAAACAAGAAAATCGATGGATTCTAACTTAGAACAGACTTTGAAAAAGAGTTTTTCTCCAGAATTTATAAATAGAATAGATGATATCATCATTTTTAATTCTCTAAAAATAGAAGATATATCTAAAATAACCCATATAGAATTAGAAAAAGTAAAAAATCAGATGTTGGATTTAGGATATAAGTTAACTTTTCTTTCCGAAGTAAAAGATTTCATTAATAAAAAAGGATTTAATAAAGAATATGGAGCTCGTCCATTAAAGAGAGTAATAGAAAAATTTATAAAGAATCCCATATCGGAATGGATTATTAATGGATCTTTGAAAAGAGGAGATGAAATAATATTGAAAATAAACGATAATAAAGATGATATTAAAGTTTATAAAAAATCATAAACTCTTTTTTATAAATGGGATCAAACATATGCATTAATGGAAAATGGAATTATTCCTAAAAATATTTTTGTTTTCCTATATTACGTATCTAAAGAACCAATATTTCCTGTAGATACTCACTTCCGAAAATGGATTCATGAAAAAAACATTATCCATCAAAGATTGGTAAACAATCATCTGTTAAAAAGGTAAATCATCAAAATCATCAGAAGATAAAGATGGAGTAGATTGTTTCTTTGAGTTTTTTTGTTGTATTTCCTCAATTTTCCATCCTTGTATAGAATTGAAATACTTTATAATTCCTTCTGGATTAGTCCATTCTCTTCCACGAATATTGATAAATACTTTTATTTTATCTTCTGGACTTATAGATCCCAATAAATCTACTTTATCTTGAATAAATTCTATCAATATATTCTGAGGATAGGGTTCCTCTGTAGTAAGAACAATTTCCCTTTTTCGAAATCCACTATCAAATTTTTGAATATCAAACAATTTCTTAACTCTTCCTATTATTTCCATATGATATTATTTATTTTTTTTACTATTTTTTCCTTCATTTTTCTTTTTTATAGTTTCTCCAATTTTATTGGATATGTTAAAGGAAGTGATCATGTGATTCAACATATCGCTAGCAGATCCAGGATAATTAGGCAATAAAATTAAATTAGCATTAGAACTTTCTCCCATAGACTGAAGGGTATCATAATGTTGTGTGACAACAATTAGAGCAGAAGCTTCTTGTGAATTTATTCCAACATTATTTAATACTTCTACAGATTCTAAAATTCCTCTTGCTATTTCTCTACGTTGATCTGCTGTTCCCTTTCCTTGTAATTTTTTGCTCTCAGCTTCCGCTTTAGCTTTAGCTATAATTTTAATTTTTTCTGCTTCCGCTTTGTATTCCGCAGCAACTTTTTCTCTTTCAGCCGTATTAATACGATTCATGGCTTGTTTCACCTGATCATCAGGATCTAGATCTGTAACTAAGGCTTTTATTATGGAATATCCATAATCTAACATAGATTCTTCTAGTTCCCTTTTTACAGCAATAGCAATATGATCTTTTCGTTCAAAAACATCGTCTAAACGCATTTTTGGAACCTCAGCCCTTACTACATCAAATATATAGGAAGTAATCTGTGTATGAGAATTATCCAATTTGTAAAAAGCTTCATATACCTTATTTTTGATCACTTGAAATTGTACGGAAATTTTTACTTTTACAAAAACATTATCTTTAGTTTTTGTATCCACCAAAATATCTAATTGTTGAATTTTTAATGTTAGTTTTCCAACTATATTATCCAAAATAGGAATTTTGACATGTAATCCAGATTGACGAATCCTATGAAATCTACCAAGTCTTTCAATAATAGCCGCTGTTTCCTGATGTACAATGAAAATAAAACTAGAAAAAAAAGATAGAATTAAAAGGATTAATAAACCATAAAAAAGTAAACTAAAAATGCTCATAATTGTATTTCATATTATAACAATCCAAGTTCTAAACGCGCTTCCTCACTCATAAATTCTCTACTCCAAGGAGGGTCAAACGTTAAAACTACATCTATTTTTGTAATTTCTTCAATGGAAGATTGAATTTTTTCTTTTACTTCTATGGGCAAACTATCTGCTACTGGACAATTCAATGTTGTTAGAGTCATGATTATTTTTACTTCTTTTTTTCTATAAATTTTGATATCATAAATAAGACCAAGTTCATAAATATCTACCGGAATTTCTGGATCGTATATAGTTTTTAATACAGAAATAATACGATTCTCTAAAGAAGAATGATTTTCATTCATTATTTCATTCATTTTAATATTTGACCAAATTTATCAAAAAAACGAATAGGATAACCTAACTTTTTCAAATTAGGCAATACATCATTTTCCCTTCCAATAATTAAGATTCTTCCATTTTTTACGGAAAAAAATTTCTTGCATGAATAATATATATCCGATATAGTTACAGACCGAATACTGTTCAAATAATTTTTGTAAAAACCACTTGGAAGATTATTTTTTAATTCACTAATAAAAAGATCACTAATTCTATTTGGATCTTCTAAATCTAGAATAAACTGACCACATATTTCTTTTTTTTTAATGTTCAATTCTTCTGAAGAAACTTTATTTTCCGTAATTGTTACAATTACTTTCAAAATATCTTTGATGGCCTTATCCGTAACCCCGTTACTTACTTGAGTATAAACAGAAAAATAACCTATATTCTTATCCGATTTTAAAATTGAATAAGCTCCATATGTATAAGCTTTTTTTTCTCTAAGATTTAAAAACAAACGACTTTGAGGTCCTCCTCCTAGAATTCCATTTGCTAAAATAGAAGAAAAATAAGTAGGATCATTTTTTCTAAATGGAACAGGTTTCCCGAAACAAATGGTAGATTGGGTAAGAGAAGGGATATCCACCATATCTATTTCTATTGTGTTTGTATTATGATTTGAAACATTCATTCTTTTTTGTTCCTGTTCCTGAGAACAAGAACCCTTCTTCCATTTAGAGAAATAATGATCACATAACTTTTTTGCTTCTTCCTGAGAAATATCTCCTATAAAGGATAGGTAAGAAATATTTGGAATGTAATATTTATGATACAACTTTTTTAAATCGTTGAGAGTAATATTTTTTATGGTATCGTAAGTCTCATATTCTCCATAGGGATGATTTTTCCCAAAATACAAAACATTTCGAACACGTTGCAAAATAGCATTTGGATCTTTTTCTGATAAATTTATATCTATAATTTTTTGTTTGATTATTTTTTCTAATTCTTTAAAATTATCAAATTGGCTATTCAATAGAATATCACTCATTATAGAAATAGATTTTTCCAAATATTTTTTTAAAGTAGAAATGGATATTCCCGAAAAAGAGGTATACAAAGTAGTTCCAATATAATCAATAATTTCATCTAATTCTTCTTTAGAATGATTTTTTGTTCCAGAACGTAGCATTTTACCAAAAACTTTTTTTATTCCAGCTTTATCTTTTTCAAGAAATGGATGATAATCTAATTCTAATCCTATTCTAACTAAAGGAAGTTTATGATTTTCAACGACCAAAACTTTTAATCCATTTTGCATTTTAAAAAATTTTGGTGGTTCAATATTAATAACAGTCTTCTTTTTTAAAGACCTAGGTGGTAAATTTCGATTGAATGTTGGAAAGAACATATTTGTTTTGTATGTATGAAAAGTTAAAGGATAAAAATGATTGTTTTTTAACCATTAATAATTTGATGGAACATTATACAAACGCACTCTACAATTTACATTTAAATATTTATTAGCTACGATCTTGATATCTTCTACAGATATTTTTCGATATTTTTCTATATCCGTATTTATTAAGTCTGTATTTTTATAGTATAAAGAATAATGGGCTAAATTTCCTGCTATTCCACTCATAGAATAATTATCAAAAAGAATTTTTTTTTCAAAATAATTTTTTTGTTTATCCAATTCATACTGATTCACTCCTTTGTCTTTCAAATTTTCTATTTCTTCATCTATAACTTTTGTTACTTCATCCAAAGTAACTCCAGGATTGATTAATCCATATATAATAAAAATACCATAATCCTCCATAATATCTAAGAAAGACCCTGCATAAGAAGCCAGTTGTTTTTTATTTATTACATTTTTTGTTATACGTGAACTTTCGCCAGAAGAAAGTACATGGTCTATTATTTTTAATACGTAAGAATCTTGATCAATTATTTTTGGAATTCTGTAGGATAAGAAAACTCCGGGTACTTTGGTATTTTTATCCATATATGTAGAAAAAACCTCCTCTTTAATAGGTTTTTCCTCTATTTTTTTCATATGAAAATCTATTTTTCCTTTGGGAATAGAATAAAAATATCTATGAATCCATTCTATAGCTTCATTTATCTCAAAATCACCTGCAACAACTAAAATTGCATTATTTGGAACATAATAAGTATCATAAAATTTATTGTAATCTTTTTCTGTAGCCGTATCTAAATCTTTATATAGACCAATAATTGGATATTTATAAGGATGTTTTTGGAATAAAAAAGAAGGAATAATTTCTGAAATTGCTTTAGCATATGGTTGATTTTCTATTTGCATTTTTTTTTCTTCTTTTACAACTTTTCTCTGAATATGAATACTTTCCTCATCTATTTTAGCATTAAACATTCTTTCAGATTCTAACCATAAAGCTAAAGGAAGACGATCAGATGGTAAAACTTCGTAATAACAAGTTTCATCATGATTGGTATAAGCGTTATTTTTCCCTCCATTAGAGGCTATATATTTAAAAAATTCTCCTCTTTTAATATTTTTAGATCCTTCGAACATAAGATGTTCGAAAAAATGAGCAAATCCAGATTTACCAGGAGATTCATTTTTAGTTCCTACATGATACAAAACCGAAACAGAAACTAAAGGATTTGTATTGTCTTGATGTAAAATGATATGTAATCCATTTTCCATTGTTTTTTCAAAAAATATGATTTTCGTATTATTAGAATATTTGTTTTTCAAAAAATTAGAATTGAACATGGTTTATTGAATGAACTTGAAAATGAAAAACAATTTACGATTTTTTTTTTCTAAAAAGTTATATTTTTTTCTTTTGTTCTATTTTTGTTGATTATTATGAATTATGAAAAATTTTTTTAGTGTAGAAGATGTCGTAAACGTGTATGACCTCATTAAAGAAGCCATAACTATTAAGAAAAATCCATATGGATTTCAACATATTGGAAAAAATAAAACAATTGGATTGGTTTTTTTTAATCCTAGTTTACGTACAAGGATTAGTTGCCAGAAAGCAGCTTATAACTTAGGATGCAATATTTGGGTATTAGACCTTCATCGAGATTCATGGAAAATAGAAATGGAGGATGGAAATGTGATGAAAGATACTCAAGAACATATCAAGGAAGCCATTTCTGTAATGAGTTTGTATTGTGATATTCTTGCAGTAAGAACTTTCCCTCATCTTATAGACAGAGATTATGATTATAACGAGATACTTTTTAAGAAAGTATTGAACTATTCTAAAGTTCCAGTAGTAAACCTGGAAAGTGCTACATTGCATCCTTTGCAGTCTTTAGCGGACGTAATGACTATTGCCGAATTTAGACCTTTTTTTAAAAGTAAGGTTGTGTTAAGTTGGGTACCTCATACAAAACCATTACCACATTCTGTAGCCAATTCCTTTTCTCAATGGATATCCAAAATCGAAGAAATAGATTTTACCATTACTTGTCCAGAACAGTATGATTTGTATGAAAAATTTTCTGATGGAGTTTCTATCACATATAAACAAAATGAAGCATTTTTAAATGCAGATTTTATTTATGCGAAAAATTGGAGTAGTTATATGAATTATGGAAAAATACTTTGTCATAGTTATGATTGGATGATTACCGAAAAAAAGATGAAAAAAACCAATGAAGCTAAATTTATGCACTGTTTACCTGTAAGGAGAAATATTGTGGTGGAAGATTCGGTTTTGGATAGTCCATATTCTATCGTTTTGCAACAAGCAGAAAATAGAATTTATGCTACTCAAATAATTTTTTTGAAGATTTTACAATCTTTGTCATGAAAATTCATATAGTAAAAATTGGAGGAAATTTAATTATAGAAAAAAAACTTCTTCTTTCTTCTTTAGAATCTTTTTTACTACTACCAGGTAATAAAATATTGATTCATGGAGGAGGGAGTAAGGCCAATATACTTTCTGAGAAAATGGGTCTTATTCCAAAATTTATACAAGGAAGAAGAATTACGGATAAAGAAACACTTGATCTATTGGTTATGACTTATGCAGGGATGATAAACAAAAATATTGTTGCCCTATTACAATCTTATGATTGTAATGCTTTGGGATTGTGCGGAGCGGATGGAAATTGTCTAAAATCATTTTTTCGTTTAAAAACCAACAATATTGATTATGGATATGTAGGGGATATAACCAGTAAAAGTGTTAATACGTATTTTATAAAATCCCTTTTAAAAAAAAATATTGTTCCTGTATTATGCCCTATTACTCATAATGGGAAAGGTGATCTTTTAAACACTAATGCAGATACTATAGCTGCATACATAGCCATATCTTTAACTAAGGATTGTAATGATGAAAATGAAATAGAGTTACATTTTTGTTTTGATAAAAAAGGAGTATTACGAGATTTACATGATGCGGAATCTTATTTTCAAAGAATAGATTTTCGTTTATTTCAACGAATAAAAAATAATCATACTATTAAAAATGGTATGATTCCAAAATTGGAAAATGCTTTTCTTGCATTAAGAAATGGAGTATCTAAGGTTAGTATCGGTAACCCTTTGTATTTAAATGAGGAGAATAATAAGACTATTTTATGTCTTTAGTGAATTTGAATTTCTTAAAGGAAGAAGCTATACAACTTCTTATACAAATAATCAATACGCCATCTATATCCAAAAAAGAAAAAAAGGTTTCTGTTTTAATAGAGAACTATCTTTCTAAATATGGATTTCATATCCAAAGAAAATACAACAATATATGGACAGAAAGTACTAATTATGCTACTAAAAAAGAAAATATTCGTACAATACTATTAAATTCTCATCATGATACAATTAAACCAGGTAAAAATTGGAAAACGGATCCTTTTACTGCAATAAAAAAAGAGGATCAATTAATAGGATTGGGAAGTAACGATGCGGGAGCTTCTGTTGTTTCACTAATTGCTACTTTTATTTATTTAAGTAGTTTCTCTGTATTGCCTTATAGATTGGTACTTTCTATTACTGCAGAAGAGGAAATTTCTGGTTCATTAGGCGTACAATCTATTTTACCTGAATTGGGATTTGTCGACTTAGGAATAATAGGAGAACCAACAAAAATGCAAGTAGCCATAGCTGAAAAAGGATTGATTGTATTAGATTGCATTGCTAAAGGAAAAACAGGACATTCTGCAAAAAATACAGGGATTAACGCTATATATATTGCCACAAAAGACATAGAATACTTAAGAAATTTTCAGTTTGATAGAAAATCTAAAATTCTCGGACTTCCAACATTAACGGTCACTAAAATAAAAGGAGGGATCCAACATAATGTTATTCCTGATTTTTGCTCTTTTGTCATTGATATTAGAACTAATGAATTATATTCAAATGAAGAATTAATTGAAATCATACAAAAAAACATTTGTTCTAAAACGATACCACGTTCTTCTCATTTAAATTATTCTTTCCTAGATAAAAATCATCCTATAGTATTGAAATCTAAATCAATAGGAATAAAAACTTATGGGTCTACTACTCTATCTGACCAAAGTCTTATGCCTTTTCCAACCATTAAGATGGGTGTAGGAGATAGCAAACGTTCTCATACGCCTAATGAGTATGTTCTTATTTCAGAAATTATAGATGGAATAGATATTTACATTCGTCTGTTAAAAGACTTTCAATTTTAAAACAAAAAAGGTAAATTTGTTCTTTGATTTAAACGGAATAAATATGATACAAGAAATAAACGATGATAACTTTGAAAAAATGGTTATGGAATCGGATGTTCCTGTTTTAGTGGATTTTTGGGCTCCATGGTGTTCTCCATGTAGAACTTTGTCTGCTGTATTAAAAGATATATTCACCGAATATAAAGAAAAAGCTTTGGTGGTAAAGTTAAATGTAGATAAAAATCCAAAAACATCTTCCAAATATGGAATACGCAGCATTCCTACCATGTTTTTTTTTAAAAATGGAGAAAAAAAAGATATGCATATTGGAGTAGCATCTAAAGAGGAGATAAGAAAAAAATTAGATCCTTTAATAAGCAGTCAATGAATAATGAAATGAGGATGGGTCTGGTAGTTCAGTTGGTTAGAATACATGCCTGTCACGCATGAGGTCGCGGGTTCGAGTCCCGTCCAGACCGCAAAAATTTTACATCATTTTTTCCGTATTGAATCATATTTTATTTTATATTTTATGAGATTTTCTATAGAAATAATTTTTACATTAAATTTTTTAGCTATTTGAATTAATTGTGGAAGACGCGCCATAGATCCGTTTTTATTAAGAATTTCTACCAATACTCCTCCAGGCGTACATCCGGCCATTTTAGTTATATCAATGGCAGCTTCTGTGTGTCCTGGTCTTTCTAGTACACCTCCTTTTCTTGCTCTAAGGGGGAATATATGACCTGGTTTGTTAAAGGATTTTGGATTTTCTTCATGGACTA comes from Blattabacterium sp. (Mastotermes darwiniensis) str. MADAR and encodes:
- a CDS encoding iron-sulfur cluster assembly protein, with translation MNENHSSLENRIISVLKTIYDPEIPVDIYELGLIYDIKIYRKKEVKIIMTLTTLNCPVADSLPIEVKEKIQSSIEEITKIDVVLTFDPPWSREFMSEEARLELGLL
- a CDS encoding acetylornithine carbamoyltransferase, translating into MKNFFSVEDVVNVYDLIKEAITIKKNPYGFQHIGKNKTIGLVFFNPSLRTRISCQKAAYNLGCNIWVLDLHRDSWKIEMEDGNVMKDTQEHIKEAISVMSLYCDILAVRTFPHLIDRDYDYNEILFKKVLNYSKVPVVNLESATLHPLQSLADVMTIAEFRPFFKSKVVLSWVPHTKPLPHSVANSFSQWISKIEEIDFTITCPEQYDLYEKFSDGVSITYKQNEAFLNADFIYAKNWSSYMNYGKILCHSYDWMITEKKMKKTNEAKFMHCLPVRRNIVVEDSVLDSPYSIVLQQAENRIYATQIIFLKILQSLS
- a CDS encoding SPFH domain-containing protein, giving the protein MSIFSLLFYGLLILLILSFFSSFIFIVHQETAAIIERLGRFHRIRQSGLHVKIPILDNIVGKLTLKIQQLDILVDTKTKDNVFVKVKISVQFQVIKNKVYEAFYKLDNSHTQITSYIFDVVRAEVPKMRLDDVFERKDHIAIAVKRELEESMLDYGYSIIKALVTDLDPDDQVKQAMNRINTAEREKVAAEYKAEAEKIKIIAKAKAEAESKKLQGKGTADQRREIARGILESVEVLNNVGINSQEASALIVVTQHYDTLQSMGESSNANLILLPNYPGSASDMLNHMITSFNISNKIGETIKKKNEGKNSKKNK
- a CDS encoding pitrilysin family protein, with the protein product MFFPTFNRNLPPRSLKKKTVINIEPPKFFKMQNGLKVLVVENHKLPLVRIGLELDYHPFLEKDKAGIKKVFGKMLRSGTKNHSKEELDEIIDYIGTTLYTSFSGISISTLKKYLEKSISIMSDILLNSQFDNFKELEKIIKQKIIDINLSEKDPNAILQRVRNVLYFGKNHPYGEYETYDTIKNITLNDLKKLYHKYYIPNISYLSFIGDISQEEAKKLCDHYFSKWKKGSCSQEQEQKRMNVSNHNTNTIEIDMVDIPSLTQSTICFGKPVPFRKNDPTYFSSILANGILGGGPQSRLFLNLREKKAYTYGAYSILKSDKNIGYFSVYTQVSNGVTDKAIKDILKVIVTITENKVSSEELNIKKKEICGQFILDLEDPNRISDLFISELKNNLPSGFYKNYLNSIRSVTISDIYYSCKKFFSVKNGRILIIGRENDVLPNLKKLGYPIRFFDKFGQILK
- the trxA gene encoding thioredoxin, with the protein product MIQEINDDNFEKMVMESDVPVLVDFWAPWCSPCRTLSAVLKDIFTEYKEKALVVKLNVDKNPKTSSKYGIRSIPTMFFFKNGEKKDMHIGVASKEEIRKKLDPLISSQ
- a CDS encoding pitrilysin family protein; the protein is MENGLHIILHQDNTNPLVSVSVLYHVGTKNESPGKSGFAHFFEHLMFEGSKNIKRGEFFKYIASNGGKNNAYTNHDETCYYEVLPSDRLPLALWLESERMFNAKIDEESIHIQRKVVKEEKKMQIENQPYAKAISEIIPSFLFQKHPYKYPIIGLYKDLDTATEKDYNKFYDTYYVPNNAILVVAGDFEINEAIEWIHRYFYSIPKGKIDFHMKKIEEKPIKEEVFSTYMDKNTKVPGVFLSYRIPKIIDQDSYVLKIIDHVLSSGESSRITKNVINKKQLASYAGSFLDIMEDYGIFIIYGLINPGVTLDEVTKVIDEEIENLKDKGVNQYELDKQKNYFEKKILFDNYSMSGIAGNLAHYSLYYKNTDLINTDIEKYRKISVEDIKIVANKYLNVNCRVRLYNVPSNY
- a CDS encoding M20 family metallo-hydrolase, which produces MSLVNLNFLKEEAIQLLIQIINTPSISKKEKKVSVLIENYLSKYGFHIQRKYNNIWTESTNYATKKENIRTILLNSHHDTIKPGKNWKTDPFTAIKKEDQLIGLGSNDAGASVVSLIATFIYLSSFSVLPYRLVLSITAEEEISGSLGVQSILPELGFVDLGIIGEPTKMQVAIAEKGLIVLDCIAKGKTGHSAKNTGINAIYIATKDIEYLRNFQFDRKSKILGLPTLTVTKIKGGIQHNVIPDFCSFVIDIRTNELYSNEELIEIIQKNICSKTIPRSSHLNYSFLDKNHPIVLKSKSIGIKTYGSTTLSDQSLMPFPTIKMGVGDSKRSHTPNEYVLISEIIDGIDIYIRLLKDFQF
- the argB gene encoding acetylglutamate kinase; translated protein: MKIHIVKIGGNLIIEKKLLLSSLESFLLLPGNKILIHGGGSKANILSEKMGLIPKFIQGRRITDKETLDLLVMTYAGMINKNIVALLQSYDCNALGLCGADGNCLKSFFRLKTNNIDYGYVGDITSKSVNTYFIKSLLKKNIVPVLCPITHNGKGDLLNTNADTIAAYIAISLTKDCNDENEIELHFCFDKKGVLRDLHDAESYFQRIDFRLFQRIKNNHTIKNGMIPKLENAFLALRNGVSKVSIGNPLYLNEENNKTILCL
- a CDS encoding DUF3127 domain-containing protein; this translates as MEIIGRVKKLFDIQKFDSGFRKREIVLTTEEPYPQNILIEFIQDKVDLLGSISPEDKIKVFINIRGREWTNPEGIIKYFNSIQGWKIEEIQQKNSKKQSTPSLSSDDFDDLPF